Below is a window of Populus alba chromosome 2, ASM523922v2, whole genome shotgun sequence DNA.
AaagatttcatatatatatatatatatatatatatatagaaatatatataatttttaaattaaattaaattaattttatttttaaattattttaatatactaatattaaaaataaatttttaaaaaataaaaaatatattattttaatacattttaaataaaaaaatatttttaaaaacaatatttaactcGTTTCTAAATAATCATTTAAATAgtatttgaaattatgatagcatcgttttttcaaagtattttttatatattaaaataataatttttaattttttaaaatttatttttaatatcaatatattaaaataatttaaatttataaaaaaattaaattcttttaaaaataccttttaaacacaaaaataaaacacaatattaatCACCTATATCCGATGCAGATGCCCAAATTCAAAAAAGACGGATAACGTGGATGACCTTGCCTTTCCTTTCCAATATTCATTCCTAGGCTGCATAATGGCCTAAGTGGGCTTGGGATGGCTTGTCCAGGCCcagattacttttttattttttctttcagattcttatttcttttttgtatatttctttttatttttgtaaatccctcacatttttctccttttttatctatataataattaattatttaagtagaataatttattattgaatatataCATTCATTTCATCAggttgatttaataataaatgaatgaaaaaataggatgaattttagtttttttctcgaaacaattgtttttttttaatattaattataaaaaaatatttagtaccTAAATGGAAAAAGAATTAGTGTGggaatcttaaaataataattcttttcGCTATTGAGCGGACAAATATTacccaaaaaattatttagaaaggatagtcaaatgaataaaaatatgttacTATATATggatatgtataatttttttctcaaacaataatttttcctattaattgaaaaaatatatagctattaatacattttaaagataaatcaaattggaaaaaagaaaagaaaagaaaagaagaagaagcttaaAAGCACATTCCAACGCAATACATTCAGCACAATTTATTACAAAATCATCgaatattaccaaaaaaattatttaaaaaggatagtcaaatgaataaaaagatgTTACTATATATGGATatgtctaatttttttactcaaacaataatttttcccattaattgaaaaaatatatagctattaatacattttaaagataatcaaattggaaaaaaaaagaaaagaaaagaagaagaagcttaaAATCACATTCCAACGCAATACATTCAGCACAATTTATTACAAAATCATCGAATAAAgatgaaatcaaaatttatatcttATCAATGATCTCTCATCAAACACAAATTAATCTCATTAATTTCTAATATCTCATCTTTACACGTATTTTTTTAACATCTCTATCAGAACATTACTCTATTCTAAGCACTCAACTTCACATATAAGAACATCAACATACTCCTGGAGGGAGCAAGATACTTGTTTTTAACCATCCATGTTTATGCTAATCCAATTAATTCTACTGCTGCTCCTTCATTTAGATTTCCAGCTCTTTGATGGAtactttataatatattaaatatttcattataCAAGCAGCAGTTGGATAACTCTAAGTGCGATACACTTTGATTGCACCAGCATTTcaccattttatatatataccagtatatatatatatatatatataacaaataatgTCTTTGTCAATACGATACGCTATGATTGCACCAGTATTTTGCcaataaaaacacaacaaataatGCTTTTATTGTTGTGGATTAATTTGCTGAACGATGTTAAATACACAATTTGAAAagagaaaggggaaaaaaaaattaaataagaaaaaggaaattaaacaCCAAGAGAGTCAACATAGAGGAAATATTTGTGGACGTAAAAAGGGTAAAGACAAGTAATAAGCTTCAATGAACCGGCCATTAGGTGCCATATCCATGATGATGTTCTTCAGCATTCGAAGGGGAGCCACCATGACACCCCACTGGATCACCGGCCGTGACACGAGGCAGAACCCTCGCCTCTTATTCCCTAGCCTTATAGTGCCAACTCTCCGCCTCCTTAGCCTCCTACGTCCCCTGCACCACCCCACTAACACGGTGGAGTTTGAAAACATGGATACAGAGATAGCACCTCTCTTGAGCATGCTGTGAGCTGGTGGCGATGTGTTCTTCAAGTGTtgtggttattttctttctttccttctttaattcttatatatattggGTACGTTAAAGGTGGATCTAGTGTTAATCATGATGGGCATGATAGCAGCAATTATAACAATCATTATGTTTCAGGCCTGATGCTAAAACCGAGTTTAATATAGCAATCATTATATATTTACTTGCTTTAAGCTCGTGCTCGTAATCATTAGTAGAGATGGGCTTTTTCTAAACTTAAAGACGAGTTAAAAAGAAGTGGTAGGTGAGGTGTGCTGTGCACTAAAGAATCCAATTGTTCCAAGCCATATGATTACACTAGAATGGAGAGAGGGCATTCGCTAAATCAAAACCATGTGTTtgttaaataactattttaatttaaaagattaaactaTCAAATGagattataaaaatgattttatattattttttaacatattttttttaagtaaaaatttttTGAGCTTAAAACTTGTATATATCTACATtactttgtgcttaatttttatcaaacaaatgaggatgatgagattcgaactcgtaatcgcttggtcatcaaagttctaataccatattaaagaaccatcttaactcaaaaatttaaactattatgcaaaatttcaggatatgatttatattattctctaacaatatTGGCATAATGCTAACattgtgtgtttgatattattggaatttttatagttataattgttttaaaagtaattttaattatagttttgaaaaagtaggtgtttggttaaaattattataaaataaaattttgcatgtaaaatagataaaaaaatatatttataaataaaaaatatgttattttaacttttataaaatttcgagtttaaaatgtaattatatttaGGGTTCATTGTAAAAAACAGAAgttatttgattaatcaaacggattttttctttgtagttgggttaaaaaaaaccctatcataatactaaatagtttttttaaataaggttaGTGCAagagattcataatttttttgcaaaGACATTTCTCTTATACTAATTTGGATAATTAGTTGTCTATGATTTAGTGTTTTAGATAATAGAAATCTCTTCATCAAGACATTTATCAGAATTTTATTGGTTccagtttaaaaataaataaaattgataataaattttttaaaaatattttttctattttttatttattcgcatatagaattttttaatttatttattttgggttttttttttcttatttcgaTTTATAAActcaaagaaaaacttaaacaagaaataaattttacataaaaaatagaaaaactcaaGCACATAAATATCAAAACTTTCACAGAAAAGTAAATTAAGAGATCATGCCTACGAGACATCACATGTTTATAAACATCAAGATTGTTTCATCAATACTATAATTACTTTATCTTTCATATTattagtcctttttttttttcatgacccGAATTGTCATTTTAATGCTAGCTAATTAGTttatgataacaaaataaagtaattttttttaaaaatactatttttacttattaaaacaaaacaaattattttttctctgcaATTAGATAAaacattcataattttttttaaaaaaatcaaggggtaaataataaaaaaaaacggattttttttatgatttttgtattttttattttttcaaaagttaattttatatgtttttaaaaaattataaatagtaaaaatttaTCACGTATCCCtctctcttaaaaataaaaaataatatataaaaattggcTTGATAATGGACAAAGGGATTCTTGTTATCCAATGAACCAAACCATAGACACCCAATTgccaaaattattttgtatttgaatgAGAAAACATTCTCTGTCTTTCACTCAAAGTTCAacttatctatttaaaaaataaaattacatttttttttaatcaatgaaaTCTCACTTTTCTCGTACGCTGCGTGATTAGCGGAATTTACAGCTCACCCATGTTGAATTAGCGGCCCAAGATTAGTGTAGGAAAAGGGACAAAATTGTTTATTCAATGTCTTAACTTTAGTGTATTTTGCAATCTagtgtctttatttttatttgttttagaatGAAGTCTTATaacaccttgtttttttttttgcttttttaaaaacgtttttgaaaaaatttgaaaaatttttattatttttttatttcaaattaatatttttctggtattttcatattaattattttattgtgctgatatcaaaaataatttttaaaaaataaaaaaatttattattttgatgtatttctgagtaaaaaatattttgaaaagtaaccgcaactacactctcaaacacgctttatataatagttatttgaaaggaattaaaaacaatttattgtgTTCTAAGAAAATATAAGggtttcttataatttttatttgaaaattataagttaaattataatttgtttgtgTTAAATACAAATTTAGAAAATGCTTTAGATTTGACATAAGAGCCTGGGACTAAAGTTGTAAGGGACTATGGTGAGacttaaccaaataaaaaaaaaatctaatttcatgaaGATATCAATTATCAAGGTTGACTATTTATTTTTGCCTTATAACTTGttacattataatttattttttaaaatgttttttgaattattttttgtttaaaaagatattaaattaatattttttatgttaggggtaattttgttgtaataaagttatatatatatatattttaattaaaaaatttttttaaaaaatacaaataccaAACACACGAGATAAATAGTGTTGTAGTTTCGTGTTATTCCATTATATCATGGTTCTTATTTTTCTCCCTTTACTcacaaaaatagtttttctcTACCAATCCCTTAGTTAAACAACTTTTCTTTGCTGCCATCAATGGTTTTCCTTATACAGTTTGCTCTCATATATCGAGATCCTCTCGTTGTGtttcatgttaagtttatatatatatatatatatatatatatatatatatatatatatatatatatatatatatattcattggatattaactattaaatattaattataagtacttttttttttttattaaaagggaATCCTTAAACCTGCAGCAAACCCGGCGGGGAAAATATTAACCCGATTAATATAGGATAgggatacaaaaaatataacatcttTTAAAGTGTTAACAATTACCAAGACAATAATCAAAGATCTCTTATAAAAGTAAATAAgaaagaatttaataatttatgaagttgaagattttaatattttgctttttatttgctTGGTTTAAAACATCTTTTAAAGTTTTGATAgtgaaaataaaacatcaataaatttCTATATTGATTcggaataatttataaaacctATTTTGTATTATTCATGATTTAGCATAATATTTAAACAGACAAATAATCTTAGGTAGGTATAAGATTACTTATTAATAGAGATAAATTAAGATGATacttcatccaaaaaaaaaaaaaaaaaaaaagcttgtgaTTTTAATCATGGATCTGATTAACAGTGGACAAGTCCAGTTTACAATGGGCTCTTCTCTTAGTTTTGGATTGGAATTAGGACCCAAGGCTCGCTTGTATATGACATGGTTAGGGTTAGTAAATGAATTCAAAAGGACTCCAAGTTAGCTGAAACCCTAAATCcattgatgaagatgaagatgcaGATGCAGATGCTTCAGCCTCCCAACTAGGGAGAGGACGAAGGGAGTGAGGAGAACTGGGATTGACATGACAGATTAATTCTTTATGAGGTTTCAAGTTTTCTAAGCCATCACAAACACAAAAGTCTACATAAGAAGGACAAAATGCAcatgtaatataaaatatataataatataaaagtaaCATGTCTGGAAAATTTGTAATGAAGGAAATGTGAacttccttttttaatttagtatcTCAAAGTAATGTTTTTCgtggttttattattttttttttaaacaaaaatattttatgaaaaaaattataaagtgattaattataattataaaagtttttattgcaacaaaaatattttttttagtcaatatGAGTAGATATTTGggtatgatataaaatatataataatataaaagtatttaagtgatcaagaaaagatttatcattataaaaagttaataaatacaaatagaaataTCCTATGTTGATCATCCTCAATTTAgaatttttctctttctaaaatgttttctttcccATCAAAAATTTCCATCTTActaatttctcttttatatatttcaaaaaaaaaaagaaaaggaaaagaatgcAAAATTGATGAAAGGACTAAGTAGTAAATAGACATTAATACAGTAtcggaataaaaaatatataggttttTAAGACTATGATGCctaattaattcatttcatTAAATCACAGGAACTAAGTTGTTATTAACTATAGGAATTAATATATAGTAgcttgaataatatatatatatatatatatatatatatatatgaacatgcTGGCGGCATAAAACTTTCAGCGTCAAGTATAGTGATAGTTGGAAAGGGACAATTAGCCATcttgtatttaattaataatctgTTAATTACCTGTGATAGCTGCAATTGACTTCAATTCTGATCACACATACACAAACACACGTCGTTTCTTTGCGTACAATATTTGTTAGCATGTTTTATCAATTTCTTATCTATGAGGGCAACTTGCAGGCCACAAGTACATAAATTGTATGATGCAGTAGAAAGGGATGTTTTATCCTCCATACTGTTGGAAGAAAAATGGTATGATATGATCATTTTGCATCACAAAGgatattatgtttgatttttaattttataagaagaaattttgggtaaaaattatagatatttattaaataataagtaTAATAAACTGACCagtatgattttataaaaaaaaaatgattcatatTTATGAAAAGATTTACGTTGTAATTgtataaatgatatttaaacttgatagtatcaagttattttatatagaaaatgctAAGTTCTAATTCTAACTAGGCGTTTTACTtgcattttaaatataaataaattaatttattgaattaataataaattaaattgttgaacttatttaatattataatttatatttgaactaacatattaaaaatataattgattatacacattaaaaatcattgataaaacaaaataaaattagaaggaCTAATCaagcataaattaattataaataaattttagaaaataaggaCTGAAGTGTAATTAATATggaaattaaaatctatttctagaaaaattaaataaaaacttgattgaataaatttttaatgttatattctttaaaaaaaacaaaagtgatattttataattaatagtatctAAACAAACCCAAAAGATTTGAATTCTAGACATTTCATAAGGTTTTGGTTTCTATAATCGTTGAGATGGTTATGGATTAAGATTTCACATAATTGTAAGActaaaactatatttaattatgaagtgaaactttgaattaattatcataaaaaaaaacatataatataaaagttttaatcCTCTTCAAAGATTATGTGTGTTTTATTATCTATTTAGAAGTAtgattgcggttgttttttaaagtgtttttcatattgaaatgcattagaataatattttttatttattttttaaaaattaattttaagatcaacacattaaaatgatctaaaatatatacaaaacattaatttttaataaaaaaatttaaatttttaagaaacaCAGATACAATCATGTTTCCAAACACTCTCCTGAACTATTAGGGCATCATTTGTCATTTTAGGAGTGAATTCTACATGCaaatagatgaaattaaaaaaaaaaaaaaaaaaaacgatatgTTTTATTAACCATCAAATTAATCTCTTAAAATGGATTAATGTTTATGAATTAAGACATTTTGCATCTTGCGAATTGCAATACATAGGAAGTTCCCTCAGAGTTCCCTGTAATTGCACGATGCGATGCAAGAAAACCACAGGCAACTTGTTAATCTCTTAATTAAGTATGAAGTGTTCAAGAGGATCTAATCCCCTCTCCTCCCCATGCTGATAACACACTGAGAATCAAGACTTTGAAAACAATTTTAGGGCAATTTAAGGCTAAGAACGCCACTGTTCTATCTTCACCTGAACCTCAAACATCAGACCACCGTTGCCCCCCCACTCATCACAGCCACCACGCCCCTCTCATCTTCAATATCAAATACCATGGAAAGAATTATCAAAGATgggatgagagagagagagagaaacctcAGTGGgcttacttttaatattaactgcactaaaaaaactgcGTCACGAGGAGATCAAGAAGCACGAAGAATTGGTACTCAAGTTCTTTTTGAAGTCTGTAGCTCTAAGTTTTTGGTGGTGCTGCTGCCAACTTCCCATGGCCCATTGTTGCTTATTATGGCAATCTATGACTGAATAGATTGCCATGATGATGCCCTGGATGCACGTCTTCTTCTTCGTGCTCTGTAGAAGTTAAGGAATTcagatttctttaatttgttctACTGATCTGGGGATGGCAACTCAACAATTACAAGTTTTTAGCATTGTTTGGAAATGcggttgaatttgttttttctagaagttttaattattttattttaaagtatttttaaaaacaataatattattattttaatacatttttaaatgaaaaacattttaaaccatAATTGCTACCAAATTCTCATATACATTCTAGTCAAATCAATTACTTACCTATATGTATAAGGGGAAGAAATCTATCAGGagctttatttctttctattattgttataaataaaatcatgtttttctttataataatgAAATTTGTTTAGGTACGTATGGATTCTCCATCTCGgccattataaattaatattagtcAATTTAATGAAATTCAACTTGCATATAAACTGATTCAAGATTTAGATTAAGAGTTGGACAGATGAATTTAGGTTTCCTCAAGTGAATTcgctgttttaatttttttaaagttaaaataatattatttttttaaaaaaatttaaaaatttagtaagATTTCACTTCAATTTTAATCAAGTGGATCAAGTTTGCctggattaattaattttaattcattttattataaaactctAATCAAAGATCTCGGATCATCAAGTCACGAATTGAACTTCGAggaattatgtttaataacacCAATGATTCTTAATTAGTGGAATCTGCAAATCTAAACGGAAACCAAAGGGGTGGCACAGGGATAATCGTGACAAATCTCTACCTCTTCGGCAATCCAGCTGGTTCACATGCAGTTTCTGCATAGTTATTGAATGGCTAATCATGGCGAAGACACGTTGAGATTCTTTCTGGGGATGGCCGGCGACGTCTTAATTGATGCAGCAGATCATTCACAGACTAACAACACTTCAATCCGGTGACTGCTTGCCATACATTGGAAATTTATTGGCCAGAGCTTCCTTTTTCCCTGTCTTTTACTGATAAGAGAGTTTTAGATGCTTAAGCAAAAGACTTCATTCTCCTGCATGCTCTTGATCCAAAAGAGCACCAGGTTCAGATTCAAGTTTCTTATATattcaagaagaaaataaagctAATTCTTATGGGGAAAAAAGCTTCTCTTCACTTACCAAAAAAAGACTTTAACCATAAGATTTATGGGATAAATTAATATGATCTAGTCCTTCAATACGAAGTGTTTTTTAGTGAAAGAATTTTGGTTAAATTAGCCATTATTGTTATAAGACCTAGTCTAGCTCTTGGACTAGGTTTGTTTTGGAATCGAACAAAGATTTAATCCTAGCATCATAATTAAAGTCCATTTCCCCCTTTTCCTTTTGCGTTACGCAAGTTACATTCCTTTCCTTCCACGTCCAGGAAGCCatagaaggaaagaaagggTTGCGAGAAGGGCTGAAAGCCAAAACTGCAGACAGGAAAAAATGTTACAGAATCGCCACCGTATCTGTCAGAAAGATTTGATTCATCTTCTAAAACAGTAAACATAATCTGTAAGAATCCATAAGCGCCAAAAAAAGCACTCGTCCATTCGAGTCCCCGAGCAAACAGAGCAAGAAATCCCCCCATCCCTGCCCCCTACTAGTCGTTCTAGTCCCAATGAACCTTATAGCGCCTAGCTAAGACACTTAGCCATAACATTCCATATATAGCATAAACAGACAGACCAAAAAGTTAAAACAGTAGGTGGTAGGTAAGTCCCAACTTTCAAGGGATGTTTGCCATCATTATTGCTGTTGTTATGTTTCCTTGGAGGAGCCCTTGCTGCCAACGGGGTACTTGATGGCATTGAGTCCCACTTTCCTCAGAGCAGCTTTGCCTAGGTCAACACCACAGATATCAGAGAGCCTGACGAGGTATAGCAAGACATCTGAGAGCTCTTCACCAAGATGTACTTTATCCTCTTCTTTCCAATCAGGAAGTCCTTTTGGGACCTCTCCTCTCCACTGAAATATCTCCGATAACTCTCCAACTTCACCCACCTAAGAATCACCACCGTGTAAGGATCACACAGAAATAAGCCTTTAAAACACTATGATCATAGACAAAAGTTACTCTCTCGTTTGTCATTTTTACTTTATAGAGGAAAAGGCAAGGGGAAAAGGTGTGTTCCAAATATTTCATTTGACATGGATCGATGACAACAAAAAGGGCAATCTTTTTGCATAGTTGGTCATGTTTGACTAGAGATAAACATGAAATAGTACAGCACCTGTCTCACACACCTAACTTGAGATTTAAGCAAGTGattatggaaaaaatatatttaaattgaatcCCATCTTGAGTTAATTCCTAatgaatcaaataaaacaaataattagaaCCCAACTCGTTAAAAATATGAATTCATCTggtcaaaaacaaaaaggtatagacagaaaaatgaaagaaaactaCAGAGAAACACATACAAATTCATTCCATATGCATGATCATGCCTCTTTTTTGGGTCATGCAAAACCAAAAGGTTCATATAAGTCATAAGTACTACATAGGCAGACCGCAGACCCcagaaaaaaaccaagaaaccataaaaaaaatagttgtaacACAGCAAGAAGAGAAATAAAGACAGAAACAAGAACATACCAAAGCCAACAGCAGGTTCCTGGGGCTATGAAACTGGTCCCAGTTCCTTTCCTTAGCAAACTCGGCCATTTTTACCTTGAGTAGATCAAGAGTGACACTTTCTCCTTCGGTTGCCTTTGTCATACTTATTTCCCcaaaataagagaagaaaaagacttACACGAGAGAGcaagaagcaagaaaaaagcTTAATGGAAAAGTTGGGTTGGGTGTAACTTTCTTGGAAAGGGTCCGAGTGTTTATATAGACAGGAAAGGGGATAGGTTAGGGGAGAGAAAGTGACAGGCCAGAAGACAAGAGGTTGCtttgggagagagagagagagagagagagacgggagggagggagggagtgaGTGAGAGAAGCCTTCAATCCATATATTGTGTAAATAGAGTGATTTCTTTCTTCGCTTGCCTTTTCAGGCTTCGTAGGGGAAAAGCCAAACGGGTAATTGCCAGTTGACTCGGCTTTTACATATTGTTCGGAGCTCATTCTCTGTCTatagtattaatttaaatctaataaataaataagttaaattcagaaaaaaaaactattttattttattttttatattactttatatatatatattttttttaaaaaaaaaagtagatggGTTTTTGAGATAAGGTGGTTTTAATggtaatttctcttttttaatata
It encodes the following:
- the LOC118049961 gene encoding uncharacterized protein, whose product is MTKATEGESVTLDLLKVKMAEFAKERNWDQFHSPRNLLLALVGEVGELSEIFQWRGEVPKGLPDWKEEDKVHLGEELSDVLLYLVRLSDICGVDLGKAALRKVGLNAIKYPVGSKGSSKET
- the LOC118049962 gene encoding uncharacterized protein, whose product is MLKRGAISVSMFSNSTVLVGWCRGRRRLRRRRVGTIRLGNKRRGFCLVSRPVIQWGVMVAPLRMLKNIIMDMAPNGRFIEAYYLSLPFLRPQIFPLC